One genomic window of Haemophilus haemolyticus includes the following:
- a CDS encoding class I SAM-dependent methyltransferase, which yields MIINDINFNDLYQQHLKACNHYNLPPTKWDKKAPKMAENLVGKPSRYNETLLKAMNVQPNETVLDIGCGPGTFVIPLAQQCQAVYALDYSQGMLEMVQQYKEKYQLNNITLLHKSWSDNWDDVPQADVILASRSTLVDDLDDMIEKLQSKAKKRVFLTSVTQRHFLDEGVFEAIGRDDVGFPTYIYLVNRLYQKGIHANVSFIETESGHFQGETFEDLLNSVEFSLGNLTEKEKQSLAQFYQQKQINNEPIKHGQRKWALIWWEV from the coding sequence ATGATCATCAATGACATCAATTTCAACGATCTCTATCAACAACATCTGAAAGCCTGCAATCACTATAATCTTCCACCAACAAAGTGGGATAAAAAAGCACCTAAAATGGCCGAGAATTTAGTGGGTAAACCAAGCCGTTATAACGAAACGTTGCTTAAAGCCATGAATGTGCAACCCAATGAAACGGTGTTAGATATTGGCTGTGGCCCCGGCACGTTTGTGATTCCTTTAGCCCAACAATGCCAAGCCGTGTATGCTCTCGATTACAGCCAAGGGATGTTAGAGATGGTGCAACAGTACAAAGAAAAGTATCAACTGAATAATATTACCCTTCTACATAAATCATGGTCCGATAACTGGGATGATGTGCCTCAAGCGGATGTAATACTCGCCTCTCGCTCGACGCTTGTGGATGATTTGGATGATATGATTGAAAAGCTGCAAAGCAAGGCTAAAAAACGCGTTTTTTTAACCTCAGTGACCCAACGTCATTTTCTCGATGAAGGCGTATTTGAAGCCATTGGTCGTGATGACGTGGGCTTCCCAACTTATATTTATTTAGTCAATCGTCTCTACCAAAAAGGCATTCACGCGAATGTGAGTTTTATTGAAACCGAATCCGGTCATTTCCAAGGCGAAACCTTTGAGGATTTATTAAATTCTGTGGAATTTTCTCTCGGCAATCTCACCGAAAAAGAAAAACAAAGTTTGGCTCAATTCTATCAACAAAAACAAATAAACAATGAACCGATAAAACACGGACAACGCAAATGGGCGTTGATTTGGTGGGAGGTTTAA